A single window of Chitinophaga sp. XS-30 DNA harbors:
- a CDS encoding RagB/SusD family nutrient uptake outer membrane protein gives MKIKIVSICMMLTFLLGACSKWIDVKPSDRLAEDQLFTTRQGYLTALNGVYAELTHAAIYGEQMTVSGLDVLAQYYYMTASTHRFYDFATFAYASDRTKPVFDNMWKKAYELIVNCNVVIDKCGEGGNPLLPAPYFGLVKGEALALRAMLHLDMLRLFGPIWSEADKDLPCIPYNTSSKPESSDLLGSAEIMQHIIDDLTAAVDLLEDADPVITEGVRHAANPNGANDLYFRQYRLNYYAAKALLARAYLWMQDKESALREAQEILAAVLDPGKPVFKIGVANPAAIPADFDHMIVSEVMFSLYTINRQNIYTTFFSPDIQREVRLSFNNNDDNQSRKNGMYDDQNDYRLKAWMTQNNTNGSFLTHVKFDVTTNAPGPNMMPLIRLGEVILIAAECSNTLDEGTAYLNMLRTGRNCVSLAPSSADQLKDYITREFRKEVIGEGQMFFYYKRNSMDRVPNHASLAGTKQMLPGNYVVPLPVSEIAVRGN, from the coding sequence ATGAAAATCAAGATAGTTTCCATTTGCATGATGCTGACATTCCTGCTGGGGGCATGCAGCAAATGGATAGACGTAAAACCGAGCGACAGGCTTGCAGAAGATCAGCTGTTCACTACCAGGCAGGGTTACCTGACAGCGTTGAACGGTGTGTATGCTGAACTTACCCATGCAGCCATTTACGGTGAACAGATGACCGTATCGGGCCTTGATGTGCTGGCCCAGTATTATTATATGACGGCTTCAACACACCGGTTTTATGACTTCGCCACTTTTGCCTATGCATCGGACAGAACGAAGCCGGTATTCGATAACATGTGGAAAAAAGCGTATGAACTGATCGTTAACTGCAATGTTGTCATCGACAAGTGCGGCGAAGGCGGCAACCCTCTTTTACCGGCGCCTTATTTCGGTTTGGTGAAAGGCGAAGCGCTTGCACTCCGGGCGATGCTGCATTTGGATATGCTGCGGCTGTTTGGCCCCATCTGGTCAGAAGCGGATAAGGACCTGCCCTGTATTCCCTATAATACTTCCTCCAAACCTGAATCCTCCGATCTGCTTGGTTCCGCGGAGATCATGCAGCACATCATCGATGATCTGACAGCGGCGGTTGATTTGCTGGAAGATGCAGATCCGGTTATCACGGAAGGCGTTCGTCATGCAGCCAATCCCAACGGCGCCAACGACCTGTACTTCCGGCAGTACCGCCTGAACTATTACGCCGCAAAAGCCTTATTGGCCAGGGCTTATCTCTGGATGCAGGATAAGGAAAGCGCCCTGCGGGAAGCACAGGAAATACTCGCAGCTGTGCTTGACCCCGGCAAACCGGTCTTCAAAATAGGCGTAGCGAACCCCGCCGCCATACCGGCGGACTTTGACCATATGATCGTATCGGAAGTGATGTTCTCTTTGTACACCATCAACCGGCAGAACATCTATACCACTTTCTTCTCACCGGATATTCAGCGGGAAGTCCGGTTGAGCTTTAATAACAATGACGATAACCAGTCACGGAAAAATGGGATGTATGATGATCAGAACGATTACCGCCTCAAAGCATGGATGACCCAAAACAATACCAATGGCTCCTTTCTCACCCATGTGAAGTTTGATGTGACCACCAACGCACCCGGCCCCAATATGATGCCGCTGATAAGGCTGGGCGAGGTGATTTTAATTGCCGCGGAATGCAGCAATACGCTGGATGAAGGAACGGCCTACCTGAATATGCTGCGGACCGGACGGAACTGTGTAAGCCTGGCCCCCTCGTCAGCAGACCAGCTCAAAGATTACATCACCCGTGAGTTCAGGAAAGAGGTAATTGGCGAAGGGCAGATGTTCTTTTACTATAAGCGGAATAGCATGGACAGGGTGCCTAATCACGCCAGCCTTGCCGGAACAAAACAAATGCTCCCGGGCAACTATGTGGTACCGCTGCCCGTCAGTGAAATTGCGGTAAGAGGTAATTGA
- a CDS encoding DUF4843 domain-containing protein encodes MKRMIYGLLLALVLPLASCKKEMMGYEGMEGVYFAVQSGPSYALPSSWPYRPYTNIEFVKYTADVQELTVNIKVMITGPVRDYDRPFKVAVNPDSTTAESGVHYQPVGETFTIPANEIAGYIPVTVKRTPDMAFGNKKIGLRLIANEHFGLAFPDWKAIPGLGESSLGTDTAFDATLHVINVNDLMVQPAVWRGSVVAATNRETGSWGAFTRKKMELMFQLFNLTYEDFSSETTMTLVLSNLITTELARYLVDQFNAGTPVKEDDGRLMWAGNVPWTSIIGVPYE; translated from the coding sequence ATGAAAAGAATGATATATGGCTTGCTGCTGGCGCTGGTATTGCCGCTGGCATCCTGCAAAAAGGAAATGATGGGATATGAAGGGATGGAAGGTGTTTATTTTGCGGTGCAGAGCGGGCCTTCTTACGCGCTTCCTTCATCGTGGCCTTACCGCCCCTATACGAACATCGAGTTTGTAAAATATACAGCTGACGTACAGGAACTGACAGTCAATATAAAAGTGATGATCACCGGTCCTGTCAGGGACTATGACCGGCCATTCAAAGTGGCTGTCAATCCTGATTCCACCACCGCCGAATCCGGTGTGCACTATCAGCCGGTCGGTGAAACATTTACGATCCCGGCCAATGAGATTGCCGGCTATATACCGGTTACAGTAAAACGTACGCCTGATATGGCGTTCGGAAACAAAAAGATAGGTCTCCGGTTGATCGCCAACGAACATTTTGGCCTTGCCTTCCCCGATTGGAAAGCTATTCCCGGACTGGGCGAAAGCAGCCTCGGTACCGATACCGCCTTCGATGCTACCCTGCATGTGATCAATGTAAACGACCTGATGGTGCAGCCCGCCGTCTGGCGCGGTTCGGTTGTAGCGGCAACCAACAGGGAAACCGGCTCATGGGGCGCGTTTACCCGCAAGAAGATGGAATTGATGTTCCAGCTGTTTAACCTCACCTATGAGGATTTCAGCTCCGAAACCACAATGACGCTGGTACTGTCCAATCTGATCACAACAGAGCTGGCGCGTTATCTCGTTGATCAGTTCAATGCCGGAACACCCGTAAAGGAGGATGACGGAAGGCTGATGTGGGCGGGTAATGTTCCCTGGACCTCCATCATCGGCGTACCGTATGAATGA
- a CDS encoding PKD-like family lipoprotein yields MKRSIIIILAAYITLLSACYKDTGNYDYKEINEVRITGMASSYAATFALDVLHIEPQIETTQEMTDPSRLSYYWILYKGTTAVDTLGHSPVLDYPVNVSPDNYTLFLRIVDNVTGIAWKSGTTLTVGTAYSTGIMLMGTGENGNAEVDMITMVGDTVVVRGILSGSGLPALQDPVTILHNGNKDTSSNYGRLWVMTKSGSYYIDRKTMQGNTSRNFGSIVVTTDNLNKESLTPILYIPQIRDRAGNVGNAYARAIMTSDGNIFPTHSWLVGGDFYTNPVNREQTNFGKLIKTAPFLFYAIGNMNAMMWYDTEGQRFMNYATFGTGTFSTVPTDNAADAFPWNQSATGRTLVYGENTRNTDGGATNGNSFAIMKDNSNQYFIYKFYASGATPIKRDAYTVNAIATDFDKADFYAFSSRRSVVFYSVGNRLYAYDYNKGFEKLYQFSDLGSDEITMLKFDTQIDFSSNTLYIGTYNASTKGRLRRFTVGTDPNTVTISPVENADWDGLIKIRSMSWRAVN; encoded by the coding sequence ATGAAAAGATCCATAATAATCATTCTTGCAGCTTATATAACTCTCCTGTCCGCCTGTTACAAAGACACCGGGAATTATGATTACAAGGAAATCAATGAAGTTAGAATAACCGGTATGGCATCCAGCTATGCGGCAACCTTCGCTTTGGATGTACTGCATATTGAGCCGCAGATAGAGACAACCCAAGAAATGACCGATCCCTCCCGTTTGTCGTACTACTGGATACTGTACAAGGGCACTACCGCGGTGGATACGCTGGGCCACTCGCCCGTACTCGATTACCCCGTGAATGTGAGTCCGGATAACTATACGCTCTTTCTCCGGATCGTGGACAATGTTACCGGTATAGCCTGGAAATCCGGTACTACGCTGACGGTGGGGACGGCCTATTCAACCGGTATCATGCTTATGGGAACAGGTGAGAACGGTAATGCTGAAGTAGATATGATAACAATGGTGGGCGATACCGTGGTGGTGCGCGGCATTCTCTCCGGCAGCGGATTGCCCGCATTGCAGGACCCTGTGACCATATTGCACAACGGCAACAAGGATACGTCCTCCAACTACGGCCGGTTATGGGTAATGACAAAGAGCGGATCGTACTATATCGACCGCAAGACCATGCAGGGCAATACGTCGAGAAACTTCGGAAGCATCGTTGTTACGACCGACAACCTGAACAAGGAAAGCCTTACCCCCATTCTGTACATTCCGCAGATCAGGGACAGGGCAGGCAACGTAGGAAATGCGTATGCCCGTGCCATTATGACGAGCGACGGCAATATCTTCCCCACACATAGCTGGCTCGTAGGCGGTGATTTCTACACGAATCCGGTTAACCGGGAGCAGACCAATTTCGGCAAGCTCATCAAAACAGCGCCCTTCCTGTTTTATGCCATTGGAAACATGAATGCCATGATGTGGTATGATACCGAAGGCCAGCGCTTTATGAATTACGCCACATTCGGCACCGGTACTTTTTCCACAGTGCCTACGGACAATGCAGCGGACGCTTTCCCCTGGAACCAGTCAGCCACAGGCCGCACCCTTGTGTACGGAGAGAATACGCGCAATACAGATGGAGGTGCCACCAACGGTAACTCTTTTGCCATCATGAAAGACAACAGCAACCAATATTTTATATATAAATTCTACGCCAGCGGCGCCACGCCGATCAAGCGGGATGCTTATACCGTGAACGCCATCGCCACCGATTTTGACAAAGCCGATTTTTATGCATTCTCATCCCGGCGTTCTGTGGTATTTTATTCCGTAGGCAACAGGCTGTACGCATACGACTACAACAAGGGCTTTGAAAAACTTTATCAATTTTCGGATCTGGGGTCGGACGAAATAACGATGCTCAAGTTCGATACGCAGATAGATTTCTCCTCCAATACCTTGTACATCGGCACTTATAACGCATCCACAAAAGGAAGGCTGCGCCGGTTTACGGTAGGTACGGACCCTAATACTGTAACGATTTCCCCGGTGGAGAATGCAGACTGGGATGGTCTGATCAAAATCAGGAGCATGAGTTGGAGAGCCGTTAATTAG
- a CDS encoding TlpA disulfide reductase family protein, translating to MYKTVKTVITGSLMTLASLSLSAQTAFQVKGMLKDTSRNGDKITLAYFNGVKKVYTGAVINGNAFTIDGTITDPARATLSISTTKEMRKINPWVMSEKCEFFIEGGTVTVEGMPLPQAVITAPGQSQKDLLALKAKLKPFHEMETASNDAMLQAIIARDTVARDKHRATNDRSKQQIDSVEVAFMVANPSSHVSLDLLQERVNAKSLAEEKEKLAAWYGNLAGPLKKTVVGKQLSEQIETAFKLGPGKPAEDFALNDTLGKPVHLSSFRGKYVLLDFWASWCIPCRYENKTVVKAYERFKDKNFTVLSVSLEKPGDRKAWVEAIQKDGLTWTQVATLTSEESSEVRKRYGIRSIPMNFLIDPQGEIVAVHLRGEALAQKLEEVL from the coding sequence ATGTATAAAACAGTAAAGACCGTCATTACAGGAAGTTTGATGACCTTGGCGTCCCTTTCCCTTTCCGCGCAAACCGCGTTTCAGGTAAAAGGGATGCTGAAAGACACCTCCCGGAACGGAGACAAGATTACGCTCGCTTATTTTAATGGCGTTAAAAAAGTGTACACCGGAGCTGTCATAAATGGAAACGCATTTACGATCGACGGGACCATAACAGACCCGGCCAGGGCAACGCTCTCCATCAGTACAACAAAAGAGATGCGGAAGATCAATCCCTGGGTAATGTCTGAAAAATGCGAGTTCTTTATTGAAGGAGGAACAGTGACGGTAGAAGGGATGCCGCTTCCCCAGGCGGTGATCACGGCCCCGGGGCAGTCACAGAAGGACCTCCTGGCGTTGAAGGCGAAACTGAAACCGTTCCATGAAATGGAAACGGCGTCGAATGATGCCATGCTGCAGGCGATCATCGCCCGGGACACAGTAGCCCGGGATAAGCACCGTGCAACCAATGACCGCAGCAAGCAACAGATCGATAGCGTTGAAGTGGCTTTCATGGTGGCGAATCCTTCCTCACATGTGTCGCTGGACCTGCTTCAGGAAAGGGTTAATGCAAAATCACTTGCAGAAGAAAAGGAAAAGCTGGCCGCATGGTACGGTAACCTCGCCGGCCCTTTGAAGAAAACAGTGGTGGGCAAACAATTGTCCGAACAGATTGAAACGGCTTTTAAATTAGGACCGGGCAAACCCGCTGAAGATTTTGCACTGAATGACACACTGGGCAAACCGGTTCATTTATCTTCTTTCCGGGGAAAATATGTACTGCTTGATTTCTGGGCATCCTGGTGCATACCCTGCCGCTATGAAAATAAGACGGTCGTAAAAGCGTACGAACGTTTTAAGGATAAGAATTTTACCGTCCTTAGCGTGTCCCTGGAAAAGCCGGGCGACCGTAAGGCCTGGGTGGAAGCTATTCAAAAAGATGGGCTTACCTGGACGCAGGTGGCGACGCTGACCAGTGAAGAGAGCAGTGAAGTGAGAAAACGCTATGGCATTCGAAGCATCCCGATGAATTTCCTGATCGACCCGCAGGGAGAGATCGTGGCGGTTCATTTACGAGGAGAGGCCCTGGCGCAGAAATTGGAAGAGGTGCTGTAA
- a CDS encoding helix-turn-helix domain-containing protein, protein MKRYTFIVEKTDTGYSAFAADDKVPVVTTGADMPQLRKNILDALNTWLDIKHMKPAVEKELIIRLDLAQFFEYYKVINSSALAERIGISQSLLSQYANGIKNPSDKQVNRILTGIKALGQELTYLELI, encoded by the coding sequence ATGAAAAGGTACACCTTCATCGTCGAAAAAACAGATACAGGATACTCCGCATTCGCCGCGGATGACAAAGTTCCTGTAGTTACCACCGGAGCCGATATGCCGCAACTGCGAAAAAATATCCTGGACGCGCTCAACACCTGGCTGGATATAAAACACATGAAGCCCGCAGTGGAAAAAGAACTGATCATAAGGCTGGATCTCGCGCAGTTCTTTGAATATTACAAAGTCATCAACTCATCGGCATTGGCTGAACGGATAGGGATCAGCCAGTCGCTTTTATCCCAGTATGCGAACGGGATCAAAAATCCCTCTGACAAACAGGTGAACAGGATACTTACAGGAATTAAAGCACTGGGGCAGGAACTCACCTACCTGGAACTGATCTGA
- a CDS encoding type II toxin-antitoxin system HicA family toxin, producing MAECSELKRTLFKAGWIMLRQGKGSHIILVHPGRPGIEIVFPDHGSDDIGKGLACKILKLAGLSNNSFD from the coding sequence ATGGCTGAATGTTCCGAACTGAAGAGAACGCTGTTTAAAGCCGGATGGATTATGCTCCGGCAGGGAAAAGGAAGCCATATTATCCTGGTTCATCCTGGCCGCCCTGGGATCGAGATCGTTTTTCCGGACCATGGAAGTGACGATATCGGAAAAGGCCTTGCATGTAAAATATTGAAACTGGCAGGTTTGAGCAACAATTCGTTTGACTGA
- a CDS encoding DUF2130 domain-containing protein: protein MATSITCPNCKHPFVMEEAFAADIEKEMRGKMETEWRKRMESLQAEKHEMAQLRQQVAAERQQVLQDRQRQEEELNIRLQAEKIKLQESLMENIRKDVSADFENKLRMLQEAQQESEEKLRTARQKELDFLRKAQELANREQELEIDLQKRMLEERSRLMEQIRKEELERTNVKETEYQLRQKELEKQLEDQRRLVEEMRRKAEQGSMQLQGEVQELALEEMLRSTFPFDAVSEVGKGVRGADCIQTVRNQFGQECGKIIYESKRTKDFSREWIEKLKADMRGQGADVAILVTQAMPRDMERFGERDGVWVCTFSDVKSLAYVLRDAIMKVYHSARSQENKGDKMHLLYHYLTSGEFAEQWSAIREGFRSMKTSIQREREAMEKLWKAREKQLEKVLLNAAHIKGSIEGIAGSDSVDLQLLDDAAEALLAPPNGTRKPEQDNI, encoded by the coding sequence ATGGCAACTTCGATCACTTGTCCAAATTGTAAACACCCGTTCGTAATGGAAGAAGCTTTTGCTGCAGACATTGAAAAGGAAATGCGCGGCAAAATGGAAACGGAATGGCGGAAAAGAATGGAATCCCTCCAGGCGGAAAAGCACGAAATGGCACAGCTCCGGCAGCAAGTGGCCGCAGAACGGCAGCAGGTACTGCAGGACCGGCAGCGCCAGGAAGAGGAGCTTAACATCCGCCTCCAGGCGGAAAAGATAAAACTGCAGGAAAGCCTCATGGAGAACATCCGGAAAGACGTTTCGGCAGACTTTGAGAATAAACTGCGCATGCTGCAGGAAGCGCAGCAGGAAAGCGAAGAAAAGCTCCGCACCGCCCGCCAGAAAGAGCTGGATTTTCTCCGGAAAGCCCAGGAACTGGCCAACCGGGAGCAGGAACTGGAAATAGACCTGCAAAAACGGATGCTGGAGGAGCGCTCCCGCCTGATGGAACAGATCCGCAAGGAAGAACTGGAACGCACCAACGTAAAGGAAACCGAATACCAGCTGCGCCAGAAAGAACTGGAAAAACAACTGGAAGACCAGCGTAGGCTGGTGGAGGAAATGCGCCGCAAAGCGGAACAGGGCTCCATGCAGCTGCAGGGTGAAGTGCAGGAACTGGCGCTCGAAGAAATGCTGCGCAGCACTTTCCCCTTCGATGCCGTGTCCGAAGTCGGCAAAGGGGTCAGGGGAGCGGATTGCATTCAGACCGTACGCAACCAGTTCGGGCAGGAATGCGGCAAGATCATTTATGAAAGCAAGCGCACGAAAGACTTTTCGCGCGAATGGATAGAAAAACTGAAAGCCGATATGCGCGGCCAGGGCGCTGATGTAGCCATCCTTGTTACCCAGGCCATGCCCCGCGATATGGAGCGCTTTGGCGAACGGGACGGTGTTTGGGTGTGTACCTTCTCGGACGTAAAAAGCCTCGCCTACGTTTTACGGGATGCCATCATGAAAGTGTACCACTCCGCCAGAAGCCAGGAAAACAAAGGCGACAAAATGCACCTGCTGTATCATTACCTGACCAGCGGCGAATTCGCTGAGCAATGGAGCGCCATCCGCGAAGGCTTCCGTTCCATGAAAACCTCCATACAACGCGAACGCGAAGCCATGGAAAAACTCTGGAAAGCCCGGGAAAAACAACTGGAGAAAGTCCTGCTCAACGCAGCGCACATCAAAGGCTCCATCGAAGGCATCGCCGGAAGCGACTCTGTGGACCTCCAACTGCTCGATGATGCGGCGGAAGCATTGCTGGCGCCGCCCAATGGCACCCGTAAACCCGAACAGGACAACATTTAA